The Flavobacterium sp. 123 genome contains a region encoding:
- the tgt gene encoding tRNA guanosine(34) transglycosylase Tgt, producing the protein MKFDLLQKDPQSKARAGSITTDHGVIETPIFMPVGTVASVKGVHQRELKDDINPDIILGNTYHLYLRPQTEILEKAGGLHKFMNWDRNILTDSGGYQVYSLSSNRKIKEEGVKFKSHIDGSYHVFTPENVMEIQRTIGADIIMAFDECTPYPCDYRYAQRSMHMTHRWLDRCINHLDKLPFKYGYEQTFFPIVQGSTYKDLRRQSAEYIANSGQQGNAIGGLSVGEPAEEMYAMTEVVCEILPEDKPRYLMGVGTPINILENIALGIDMFDCVMPTRNARNGMLFTANGSINIKNKKWEDDFSPIDEMGITFVDTEYTKAYLRHLFAANEYLGKQIATIHNLGFYMWLVREARKHILAGDFRPWKEMMVKNMSQRL; encoded by the coding sequence ATGAAGTTTGATTTATTACAAAAAGATCCACAGTCTAAAGCCAGAGCAGGAAGTATTACTACTGATCATGGTGTGATTGAAACCCCTATTTTTATGCCTGTGGGTACCGTTGCTTCCGTAAAAGGAGTGCATCAGCGGGAATTAAAAGACGATATAAATCCAGATATCATTCTAGGAAATACCTATCATTTATACTTGCGACCACAAACCGAAATTCTTGAAAAAGCGGGTGGATTGCATAAATTCATGAATTGGGATCGAAATATTTTGACTGATTCAGGAGGATATCAAGTATATTCACTTTCTTCAAATAGAAAAATCAAAGAAGAAGGAGTAAAGTTTAAATCTCATATTGATGGTTCATATCATGTTTTTACACCTGAAAATGTTATGGAAATACAGCGTACTATTGGTGCTGATATCATCATGGCTTTTGATGAATGTACGCCTTATCCATGTGATTATCGGTATGCACAACGCTCTATGCACATGACACACCGTTGGTTAGATCGTTGTATCAATCATTTGGACAAGCTACCTTTTAAATATGGATACGAACAAACGTTTTTTCCAATTGTTCAAGGGAGTACTTATAAAGATTTAAGAAGACAATCTGCTGAATATATTGCTAATTCAGGCCAACAAGGAAACGCTATTGGAGGACTTTCGGTTGGAGAACCTGCTGAGGAAATGTATGCAATGACCGAAGTAGTTTGTGAAATATTACCGGAGGACAAACCTCGATATTTGATGGGAGTAGGTACGCCGATAAATATTCTAGAAAATATTGCTCTTGGAATTGATATGTTTGATTGTGTTATGCCTACGCGAAATGCCAGAAATGGAATGTTGTTTACAGCTAATGGCTCTATAAATATAAAGAACAAAAAATGGGAAGATGATTTTTCGCCAATAGACGAAATGGGAATCACTTTTGTAGATACAGAATATACTAAAGCTTATTTACGCCATTTATTTGCTGCGAATGAATACTTAGGAAAACAAATTGCTACGATCCACAATCTTGGGTTCTATATGTGGTTGGTTCGTGAAGCCAGAAAACATATATTAGCTGGTGATTTTAGACCTTGGAAAGAAATGATGGTTAAAAATATGAGCCAACGATTGTAA
- a CDS encoding LptF/LptG family permease: MLTIIDKYILKRYLATFAVMLLLFIPIGIVIDVSEKINKMLENKVPFIDVAIYYYHFTVYFANMLFPIFLFLSVIWFTSKLANNTEIIAILSSGISFTRFLRPYLIGASIISVFVLLMGFFIVPASSEGFNNFRYTYLRTGGMQDMMGDNTDVYRQISDNEFIYVNSFNTETKTAFNFSLEKFKKDKLEYKITASRIKWNPKDSTYTMYDYTKRIVGVEGDKIEKAPEKKAVFNFDLEDLTPVVYIAETLSLGKLNAFIDKEKSRGSSNINVYLVVLYKKFSIPVSAFILTVIAVAVSSMKRRGGMGVNLAIGIALAFAFVFFDKIFGVLAEKSSIPAMLAVWLPNIAFGILAIYLLRNAKR, encoded by the coding sequence ATGCTAACAATAATTGATAAATACATCTTAAAAAGATATTTAGCCACATTTGCGGTGATGCTATTGTTGTTCATACCTATCGGGATTGTTATTGACGTATCGGAGAAAATCAATAAAATGCTCGAAAATAAAGTGCCGTTTATTGACGTTGCGATTTATTATTATCATTTTACAGTTTATTTTGCCAATATGTTATTCCCGATATTTTTATTTTTATCGGTCATTTGGTTTACTTCAAAACTGGCTAATAATACAGAAATCATAGCCATATTGAGTTCTGGGATTTCATTTACACGGTTTTTAAGACCTTATCTTATTGGTGCATCAATTATATCTGTTTTTGTATTGTTGATGGGATTTTTCATTGTTCCAGCTTCAAGTGAAGGCTTTAATAATTTTAGATATACCTATCTTCGAACCGGAGGGATGCAGGATATGATGGGAGACAATACGGATGTATATAGACAAATTAGTGATAATGAGTTTATTTATGTAAATAGCTTCAATACAGAAACAAAAACTGCTTTTAACTTTTCGTTAGAAAAGTTTAAAAAAGACAAATTGGAGTATAAAATTACTGCCAGTAGGATTAAATGGAATCCTAAGGACAGTACTTACACCATGTATGATTATACCAAAAGAATTGTAGGAGTAGAAGGAGATAAAATTGAAAAAGCGCCTGAGAAAAAAGCGGTTTTTAATTTTGATTTAGAAGATTTAACACCAGTTGTGTATATTGCAGAAACCTTGAGTTTGGGTAAATTAAATGCTTTTATTGATAAAGAAAAAAGTCGTGGTTCTTCAAATATTAATGTCTATTTAGTAGTCTTATATAAAAAATTCAGTATTCCAGTTTCAGCGTTTATACTTACCGTTATAGCTGTGGCAGTTTCATCTATGAAGCGAAGAGGAGGAATGGGAGTTAATTTAGCCATAGGTATTGCGCTTGCTTTTGCCTTTGTGTTTTTTGATAAAATCTTCGGAGTATTAGCAGAAAAATCAAGTATTCCAGCTATGTTGGCGGTTTGGTTGCCTAATATTGCTTTTGGAATTCTAGCTATTTATTTATTACGAAATGCGAAACGATAA
- a CDS encoding DMT family transporter gives MRNDNLKSYLNLHLIVFIWGFTAILGALITITADALVWYRMLFAGVFLALFIAFKKKSFKISPRALLKLVFVGALIALHWIFFFKAIHVSNVSITLSVFSLGAFFASLLEPIFYGRKVLWYEVFFGLIIIAGLALIMQVEVNYLNGMLYALTSIILGVLFTLMNGKLIQRHDPSLISFYEFGAGFFFISIYFLFQHKFSTDFFVLTFKNWMLILILASVCTAYAFTASVKVMQKLSPYTVMLTTNLEPVYGIVLAYFIIGGKEKMSVEFYFGALIIVITVILNGVIKHYQKDKEK, from the coding sequence ATGCGAAACGATAATTTAAAGAGTTACCTTAACCTTCATTTAATTGTATTTATTTGGGGGTTTACAGCCATTTTAGGAGCTTTAATTACTATAACAGCAGATGCATTAGTTTGGTACCGAATGCTTTTTGCAGGCGTTTTTTTAGCCTTGTTTATTGCTTTCAAAAAAAAATCTTTCAAAATTTCTCCACGAGCCTTGCTTAAGCTAGTTTTTGTAGGCGCTTTGATTGCTTTGCACTGGATTTTTTTCTTTAAGGCGATACATGTTTCTAATGTTTCCATTACACTTTCGGTTTTTTCATTAGGTGCCTTTTTTGCCTCTTTGTTAGAGCCTATTTTTTATGGGAGAAAAGTACTTTGGTATGAAGTTTTTTTTGGATTAATTATTATTGCAGGTTTAGCTTTAATCATGCAAGTTGAGGTTAATTATTTAAACGGAATGCTTTATGCGCTGACTTCTATTATTTTAGGGGTTTTATTTACTCTTATGAATGGTAAGTTGATTCAAAGGCATGATCCTTCTTTAATCTCTTTTTATGAGTTTGGAGCAGGTTTTTTCTTTATTAGTATTTACTTTTTATTTCAACATAAATTTTCAACTGATTTTTTTGTTTTGACCTTCAAAAATTGGATGTTGATTTTGATTTTAGCTTCTGTTTGTACGGCTTATGCATTTACAGCTTCTGTGAAAGTGATGCAGAAACTTTCTCCGTATACGGTTATGTTAACCACTAACTTAGAGCCTGTTTATGGTATTGTATTAGCATATTTTATCATTGGAGGGAAAGAAAAAATGAGTGTTGAATTTTATTTTGGTGCACTAATAATAGTAATCACAGTAATCCTAAATGGAGTAATAAAACATTATCAAAAAGATAAAGAAAAATAG
- a CDS encoding response regulator transcription factor, producing the protein MFKKVLVAEDLDTISLTVVHALQELGVADVRYVKYCDDAYLKIKRAIIDEEPFDLLISDLSFKTDHRENKLTSGEDLIEAVKKVQPTIKTIIFSIEDKSFRIKSLFNKLDINAYVLKGRNSIPELKKTIQRIYTDDEKIISDELSYALRDKSLCEIENYDIVLLRSLSKGLTVEEIVSEFRQSKIMPNSISSLEKRINKLKIYFKANNNVHLIALAKDFGLV; encoded by the coding sequence ATGTTTAAAAAAGTTTTAGTAGCTGAAGATTTAGACACAATTAGTTTAACAGTTGTTCATGCACTCCAAGAACTTGGAGTTGCTGACGTTCGCTATGTGAAATATTGCGATGATGCGTATCTAAAAATTAAAAGAGCAATCATCGACGAAGAACCATTTGATTTGTTAATTAGTGATTTGTCATTTAAAACAGATCATAGAGAAAACAAACTTACATCAGGAGAAGATCTTATTGAAGCCGTAAAAAAAGTCCAACCCACCATAAAAACAATTATATTTTCTATTGAAGATAAATCCTTCAGAATAAAATCACTCTTCAATAAATTAGATATAAATGCCTATGTTTTAAAAGGACGCAATAGTATTCCTGAACTTAAAAAGACCATTCAACGTATTTATACTGATGATGAAAAAATAATTTCAGATGAGCTATCATATGCTTTGAGAGATAAATCACTTTGCGAAATTGAGAATTATGATATTGTTCTTTTAAGATCTCTATCAAAAGGATTGACCGTCGAAGAAATTGTATCAGAATTCAGGCAATCCAAAATAATGCCTAATAGCATCAGTAGTCTAGAAAAACGAATTAACAAGCTTAAAATCTACTTTAAAGCTAATAATAATGTGCATCTCATTGCTTTAGCTAAAGATTTTGGTTTAGTATAA
- a CDS encoding asparagine synthetase B, with product MSFKKLLYILLIFISFSAKASFILLPMDETTQQNHLKAYGITYWCLDKNYKASWLLNYRGGSFLLPDALEIRKECQIRGVSFEIISDSEEVAILNEISSPSQNMEAVVLEKAPKIAVYTPKGKQPWDDAVTLVLTYAEIPFTPIYDEEVLKDQLVLYDWLHLHHEDFTGQYGKFYGAYKNTPWYIEQKKDSEALATQLGYNKVSQEKGAVAKKIRDFVIGGGFMFAMCSATDSFDIALAADGVDICESMFDGDSSESNYQSKINYGNSFAFKDFILERRPDQYEFSDIDMTTKRKIPMGKDYFTLMEFSAKWDPIPSMLCQNHTQLVKGFMGQTTAFDAALLKSNVLVMGSCEINGEARYIHGEKGKGMFTYYSGHDPEDFQHQVGDPPTVLDLHPNSPGYRLILNNVLFPAARKKKMKT from the coding sequence ATGTCTTTCAAGAAGTTGCTATATATTTTATTAATTTTTATTTCATTTTCAGCAAAAGCCTCTTTTATTTTGTTGCCAATGGATGAAACTACGCAGCAAAATCACCTGAAGGCATATGGAATTACCTATTGGTGTTTGGATAAAAATTATAAAGCAAGTTGGTTACTCAATTATCGCGGAGGTTCTTTCTTACTTCCAGATGCTTTAGAAATACGAAAGGAATGTCAGATTCGAGGAGTTAGTTTTGAAATTATTTCTGATAGTGAAGAAGTCGCAATTTTGAATGAAATCTCGAGCCCTTCTCAAAATATGGAAGCGGTAGTTCTCGAAAAAGCTCCTAAAATAGCTGTTTATACTCCAAAGGGCAAACAACCATGGGATGATGCCGTAACACTTGTTTTGACCTATGCAGAAATTCCGTTTACGCCAATTTATGATGAAGAAGTGTTAAAAGATCAATTGGTATTGTATGATTGGTTGCATTTGCATCATGAAGATTTTACAGGTCAGTACGGAAAGTTTTATGGTGCTTATAAAAATACGCCTTGGTACATTGAACAAAAGAAAGATTCAGAGGCATTAGCAACACAATTAGGATATAATAAAGTTTCACAAGAAAAAGGAGCGGTTGCAAAAAAGATAAGGGATTTTGTTATTGGAGGAGGTTTTATGTTTGCGATGTGTTCAGCAACAGATAGTTTTGATATTGCTCTAGCGGCTGATGGAGTTGATATTTGTGAATCAATGTTTGATGGAGACAGTAGTGAATCAAACTATCAATCAAAAATCAATTATGGCAACTCCTTTGCTTTTAAAGATTTTATTCTAGAACGAAGACCCGATCAATATGAGTTTTCAGATATTGATATGACTACAAAACGAAAGATTCCTATGGGAAAAGATTATTTTACTCTTATGGAATTTTCGGCTAAATGGGATCCAATTCCAAGTATGTTATGTCAAAATCATACCCAATTAGTAAAAGGATTTATGGGACAGACCACAGCTTTTGATGCGGCACTCCTAAAATCGAATGTATTAGTTATGGGGAGTTGTGAAATTAATGGGGAAGCACGTTACATTCATGGTGAAAAAGGGAAAGGAATGTTTACCTATTATTCAGGTCATGATCCGGAAGATTTTCAACATCAAGTAGGTGACCCGCCAACAGTTCTGGATTTGCATCCTAATTCTCCTGGATACAGATTGATTTTAAATAATGTATTGTTTCCTGCGGCAAGAAAGAAAAAAATGAAAACCTGA
- the dnaB gene encoding replicative DNA helicase, with the protein MENFRSINPIKVDKTTIISLEKGKLPPQVLDLEEAVLGAMMIDKKGVDDVIDILQPDAFYKDAHKHIFEAIVQLFTDTQPIDLLTVSAQLKKNGKLELAGGDFYLIQLTQKISSSAHIEFHSRIILQKFIQRSLIRISSEIIEDSYDETTDVFDLLDRAESKLYEVTQGNIKRSSETAQSLVLQAKKRIEEIAGQEGLSGVATGFDKLDKITSGWQPSDLIIIAARPAMGKTAFVLSMARNMAIDFGMPVALFSLEMASVQLITRLISSETGLSSEKLRTGKLEKHEWEQLSTKVKNLEKAPLFIDDTPSLSIFDLRAKARRLVSQHGIRIIIVDYLQLMTAGGNGKGGGNREQEISTISRNLKALAKELNVPVIALSQLSRAVETRGSSKRPLLSDLRESGAIEQDADIVSFLYRPEYYKIDEWDDDEASPTAGQAEIMIAKHRNGSIENVRLKFIGHLGKFDNLEDYSGGYDDLPSSMNQQEDNPFITKNLPSANEAFGSNLNDPDDDSDVPF; encoded by the coding sequence ATGGAAAATTTCAGAAGTATAAACCCAATAAAGGTAGATAAAACTACAATCATAAGTCTTGAAAAAGGAAAGTTACCGCCACAAGTATTAGACCTTGAAGAGGCCGTACTTGGTGCTATGATGATTGACAAAAAAGGGGTAGATGATGTAATTGATATTTTACAGCCAGATGCTTTTTATAAAGATGCCCACAAACATATTTTTGAGGCTATTGTTCAGTTGTTTACAGATACTCAACCTATTGACTTATTAACGGTTTCTGCACAGCTTAAGAAAAACGGAAAGTTAGAGTTGGCAGGAGGGGATTTTTATCTAATTCAGCTTACGCAAAAAATTTCTTCTTCAGCACACATTGAATTCCATTCCAGAATCATTCTTCAAAAATTTATTCAACGTAGTTTAATTCGTATTTCATCCGAAATTATTGAAGATTCCTATGATGAAACGACTGATGTTTTTGATTTATTAGACAGAGCCGAATCTAAATTATATGAAGTAACTCAAGGGAATATAAAACGAAGTTCTGAAACTGCACAGAGTTTAGTGTTACAAGCCAAAAAACGAATTGAAGAAATTGCAGGGCAAGAAGGATTGAGCGGTGTAGCGACTGGTTTTGATAAATTAGATAAGATTACATCTGGTTGGCAACCAAGTGATTTAATTATTATAGCAGCAAGACCTGCCATGGGTAAAACTGCATTTGTATTGTCGATGGCACGAAATATGGCTATTGATTTTGGAATGCCAGTAGCCTTGTTTTCTCTAGAGATGGCTTCTGTTCAGCTTATTACTCGTTTGATATCTTCTGAAACCGGATTGTCATCAGAGAAACTTCGTACGGGGAAATTAGAAAAACACGAATGGGAACAATTAAGTACCAAGGTTAAAAATTTAGAAAAAGCACCACTTTTTATAGATGATACTCCTTCATTATCCATTTTTGATTTAAGAGCTAAAGCTAGACGTTTGGTTTCACAACATGGTATCCGAATTATCATTGTTGATTACTTGCAATTGATGACAGCTGGTGGAAACGGAAAAGGTGGAGGAAATAGAGAACAAGAGATTTCAACAATTTCTCGAAACTTAAAGGCATTGGCTAAGGAATTAAATGTTCCTGTTATTGCACTTTCTCAATTGTCACGTGCTGTTGAAACACGTGGTTCTAGTAAACGACCGTTGCTTTCTGACCTTCGTGAATCAGGAGCGATTGAGCAAGATGCCGATATTGTATCGTTTTTATATCGTCCAGAATATTATAAAATTGATGAATGGGATGATGACGAAGCTTCTCCAACTGCTGGTCAAGCCGAAATCATGATTGCTAAGCATCGTAATGGTAGTATCGAAAACGTTCGTTTGAAATTCATTGGACATCTAGGTAAGTTTGATAATTTAGAAGACTACAGCGGCGGTTATGACGATTTGCCTTCTAGCATGAATCAACAAGAAGATAATCCTTTTATTACTAAAAATTTACCTTCAGCAAATGAAGCTTTTGGAAGTAATTTGAATGATCCAGATGACGACAGTGATGTACCGTTCTAA
- a CDS encoding acetyl-CoA carboxylase carboxyltransferase subunit alpha, protein MEYLDFELPIKELEEQLDKCVIIGKESDVDVTNTCKQINKKLEETKRHIYKNLTAWQRVQLSRHPNRPYTLDHIKALCGDTFLELHGDRGFKDDKAMIGGLGKIDGQSFMIVGQQKGFNTKTRQYRNFGMANPEGYRKALRLMKMAEKFGIPVLTLIDTPGAYPGLEAEERGQGEAIARNIFEMVRLKVPVITVIVGEGASGGALGIGVGDRVYMMENTWYSVISPESCSSILWKSWEYKEQAADALKLTSTDMKKQKLVDDVIPEPLGGAHFDRETAFKTVEQYIMKGYNELKDLSTEELVAQRMDKYCKMGDFKE, encoded by the coding sequence ATGGAATATTTAGATTTTGAGCTTCCTATAAAAGAATTGGAAGAACAGTTAGACAAATGTGTGATTATTGGTAAAGAATCCGATGTTGATGTAACCAATACATGCAAACAAATCAACAAGAAGTTAGAAGAAACCAAAAGACATATTTATAAAAACCTAACTGCTTGGCAACGAGTTCAATTGTCAAGGCATCCAAACAGACCTTATACTTTAGATCATATAAAAGCACTTTGCGGAGATACTTTCTTGGAACTTCATGGAGACAGAGGTTTTAAAGATGATAAAGCCATGATTGGTGGTTTAGGTAAAATTGACGGACAATCTTTTATGATTGTTGGACAACAAAAAGGATTTAATACAAAAACGCGTCAATATCGAAATTTTGGTATGGCAAATCCTGAAGGCTACAGAAAAGCTTTGCGCTTAATGAAAATGGCTGAAAAATTTGGCATTCCTGTATTGACTTTGATCGATACTCCGGGTGCATATCCAGGATTAGAAGCAGAAGAGCGAGGACAAGGAGAAGCAATTGCTAGAAATATTTTCGAAATGGTACGTCTTAAAGTACCTGTAATCACAGTTATTGTTGGTGAAGGAGCTTCTGGTGGAGCTTTAGGAATAGGTGTTGGAGATCGTGTTTACATGATGGAAAATACATGGTATTCTGTTATTTCGCCGGAATCATGTTCTTCTATTTTATGGAAAAGTTGGGAGTATAAAGAACAAGCAGCTGATGCTTTGAAACTTACTTCTACTGATATGAAAAAACAAAAATTAGTTGATGATGTGATTCCAGAACCACTTGGCGGAGCACATTTTGATAGAGAAACTGCTTTCAAAACGGTAGAACAATATATCATGAAAGGATATAATGAGTTGAAAGACTTATCAACAGAAGAATTAGTTGCCCAGAGAATGGATAAATACTGTAAAATGGGCGATTTCAAGGAATAA